The DNA window CCACGCCATGATGCTCAGGGCATCCGTCAGATCGAGCGAATTGTCGTCCGGCACGGCCACGTAACCGCTTTCGCCGTCGAACTTCAATGCCGATCCGTATACCCCGTCAACCCATTCGACCTTACCGACGAACTTGCCGTCGTTGCCGTTTCCGGAGGCGTCCTTCACGGTTTTGCCTCCGCCCTCATCGAACGGCCAATATCCGACAAGACCTTCCCCCACCCCGGCATATGATGAAAGCCAGGGCACCAGAAGACAGAGCGTGAAAAGGATGACTCTTCGCATATTCCCCCTCCTCGTATAATTATTTCGATCATATTCTCTTAGAGCGTAGCATATCTCCCCCTCGTCAAGCAGAAAAATCAGCCATCCTCCACCGCCGGAGCGATGAACATCCAGGTATACAATCCCTTCCTCGCCTCAGAGGCGACCTTAGGTTCTAAGGGGCCTTCCTCACGCAGCGGAACCCTATGGTATCGCGTGCGAAGCAGGCGTCCTGAAATCCAGGCTCCTCACCCACCCGATAGGATGAACGGCAGGCATCGGCGCTCGAGCTCCATGATCCGCCCCGCAGAACGTACCTCTCCCCATCGGCCGGGCCTCGGGGGTTTCTCTCGGGGCTGCTCCTGTAGTAGTTCTCGCCGTATATGTCGTTACACCACTCGGCCACGTTCCCGTACATGTCGTAAAGCCCCCAGGGATTGGGTTTCTTCCGCCCCACAGGGTGCGTCCTGCCGAGCGAGTTCTCGGCATACCAGGCGTATTCCCTCAGCCTGCGGGCGTCGTTGCCGAAGAAGTAATTCGTATCGGTTCTGGCCCGACAGGCGTACTCCCACTCCGCCTCCGTCGGGAGCCGATATCCGTTTGCCTGAAAGTTACACTCGCCCGTCTCCTCATCGTAGCACGGCTCAAGCCCCTCCGCCCGCGATCGGGCGTTGCAATACAGAGCCGCCATCGCCCAGCTTATCTGCTCCACAGGTCTATCGGGGCCTTTGAAATGGGATGGGTTGCCGAGCATCAGCTTGGCGTATTGCTCCTGGGTCACCTCATATCTGTCCATCAGAAAGGAGTCAACCCACACCCTATGGACGGGCGACTCGTTTGACCTTCCTCGATCGCTTCCCATCTCAAACCATCCGCCGGGGATCAGTACCATTTCCACGCCGCTTTTCGTTCTGATGATCTTGGGCGTTTTGGCTGTCCTCCCGGAGCCTCCGCTCCTCCCGCAGGATGCCCCAAACAGGGCGATGAGGAGCAAAAGCAGGATCACCGCTATCGTTTCAGCGGCGCCCAATCCGGCTCCTTGTTGCATCTGCCGGCGGAGTTCCTCTATCCTCTCCCTCAACGTCACACCTTCCCTTTTTCATCTCATGAAGACCGAGATACGGCCCTACACCGTTTCGATTGATCCTTACGAATTATACCTTCCTTACAGAGCTAAGACAAGGAGTAGGGGCTAGGCATTCAGAGAAGAATACCTAGCCCCTTATTTAACAGAGATTTAACAACCTTGAAATAACCTCTAAAACCTCTCATGTTAAAATGTCCTCGACAGATAAACACATCAAGTTGAGGACAGGGGACTAAGATGAGACGTATCAAGGGGCTTGAGGTAACAACATCGATCTTCCTCATCTTAATCTCGGCGCTGATGGGGTTTGCGAAGCCAAACCTACCGGATGTCAACGGGTTCATAGTCTGGACGTCCAACCGGGATGGTGATTGGGAGATCTTTCGGATGAACCTGGACGGGACCGATAGGAAGCAGCTGACGCGCAATAACTCTCCCGATACGACGGCGAAGATCTCGCCGGATGGGAGGATGATAGCGTGGACGAGGGAGCGGCGAGGAAGAAGGGAAGTCTGGGTGATGAACGCCGACGGATCGAATCAGCACAAGGTGGTCTCGAACGCCAGCATGGGTGTATGGCTATCGAGGAGCGAGATTGTCATCTTCCGAGGGAGAAACGAGGTTGAGACTTACGTCCATGATCTGAAGAGCGGATCGGAGAGGAGGACCTGGCCTCCTAAAGGGGCTAGGCTGAGGCCCCGCGAGGTTCGAGGCGCAACGCCCTCACCGAACGGGAGATATTTCGTGGGCTGGTCTCCCAACCCCCGAGGAACGTGGATTTTCAGCTCTGACGGTAGGTTCCAGAAACACATACATGGGGGCTGCGAGGGTCATTTCGCCCCCGACGGTTCCTTCGTCTACTGGGTGATGTCACCGGGCACGTTCGGCAAGGCCTCGCTAAAGGGCGAGATATCCGGCGAGCTTTACAAGGTTGATCAAAACAAGATGTGGTATGGGCATACTTATTTCCCCCAGCTCTCATCTGATATGCGCTACCTCGTCTACGGCGCTTGTCCCAACAATCAACACGATCATAACACCTCGGACTACGAAATCTTCCTGATGAGGATGAAAGGGCTGAAACCCGCCTGGAGTTGGCCGCTTCGGCTGACGTATCACCCCAAAACGGATAGATGGCCGGACATATTCATACAAGGAGGTAAGAGGCGGTCGAGGGAGCGGGTGAGATCGGGACTGATCGCCCTATACGCCTTCACTGAGGGTAAGGGGACGGTCGTTCACGACATCAGCGGGGTTAACCCGCCTTTGAACCTTCGGATAAAGGACCCAAAAGCCATCAGATGGATCAAGGGTGATAACGGCGTGGAGTTTGTCAAATCGAGTATGATCATAAGCGAAGGCGGAGCGGAAAAGCTGCTCAGGAAACTCAGATCGACAGGGAAGCTCTCGATCGAAGTCTGGGTTCAACCGGCGAATCTGCGACAAACCGGCCCTTCACGTATAGTGTCCATGTCGAAGGACCCGCTTAACCGGAATTTCACGCTCGGCCAGATAAAGTCGGATATAGCCTATAGGCTGAGAACGACGAAAACCAATCCGAACGGCATACCAGAATTGGATACGACGAGTCGGGTTCTTGACGGGGGAGTGGTGCATCTTGTCGCAACCTATGACGGCAGGGTGAAGCATCTTTATGTAAACGGGGTGAGACATCCCGAATCTCAGAGGATGAGCGGCGATTTCCGAAAGTGGAACTCCTTTCCGCTCATCATAGGAAACGAAGCAACGGGCGATAGAACCTGGCTGGGGAAGGTCTTTCTGGTGGCGATCTACGACCGCCCGCTCAGACCAGATGAGGTGATGAGGAATTACAGGGCAGGATGGAGGATCGAAAGATGAGGCGAGTTCCCCTGACGCTCTTGATACTGCTAGCCCTATCCTCCCTAGCCTTATCCGGGGGTTTAATCTCAGACAAGGTGGCGATAGGAAGGTTCAACAGATCGTATAACCGGTTGAGCTCCAGGGTCATGATGAGATTCATCGAAAAACCCACGCTTGCAGCCCTCGACTACGCGGCATATCATGCAAACGTGATGTTAAATCAGCCGGAGCCCGAGGACTTCGTTCGGCCCCCGGAACCTCTATCGCTCGAGGAACTCAGCTTTGGCGGCGCACTCTCTCCGCCCTCGCTGAGGGACAGGATAGAGCAGACGCCTCTCACCAGGGAGGAAATCTCCTCACCGATGGCTTGGTCGCCGATGATGGATTACCTGGCCGAGTGGAATTACGACGAGTCCTTGGAGCTCATGATGGTCGGTGCAAAGGTTAGCGGTGAGAAATGGGGAAATCCAAGGCTTTCCATTCCCCCTCAGAGTATCACCACCGCCTACCTTCACGGCCCGAAAGGCAAGGAGGAGATCTGGGTCAAGGTGGAGTTCAAACCGTGGGTGAAATTCCTCAAAGGCGTCGACGATGAGGATAAGGACGGATTCCCGGAGATATACGGCAGGATAGATCCAAGGAGATACTCACGCAGATTAATCGCCAGGCTTAAAGGCCATTACCTCTCCAAGCTGTTAAGCGCCTCGGAGGTAGAGGATTACTTCCACGAACTTTCGTCCAATTGGTATGAGAAGTACAACACGGATATGCTGGATGTGAACCTCAACCGTCCGTGGCCTAACCTTCAAACTGAACCGGAGATCGTTAAGGAGCTCGGAGGTATAATCGTTCGAAACCCCACGGCCATAATCAAGGGCAGACCCTTCGGTAGGCCGATATATAACCTCTTCGTCGTCGATCCGCCCGATGAAAACATGAAGGCTAACATCGAAAGATGGAAGTCGGAGCTGCAAAGATGGGGGGATGGGAGCTGGGAAAGATGGCGGGGGAAGATCTCGGGTTTTCAAAAGGATATCCGCGATATACTTTCCAAGTTGCCGAAGGGAGCCAAAGGGATAGAGGGCAGAAACGGGTTCCTCTTCTTCCGCGGATCGCTCGAATATATCCTCAGCGGCGATCTTCGAAAACAGCGTAACGATCCCTTCCCCGCCATAGTTGATTACAAAAACAGGCTCGGGAAAAAGGGGATAGACATGTTGTTCGTGATCGTTCCGGCGAAGCCGGAGTTGTACCCCGAAAAGCTCTCCGATCATGCCCCCGACAGGAATGGGCCGTATGTCACCCCCTACACCAGGAAGTTCCTCCTTGAGCTCGCCGAGGCAGGGGTAGAGACGATCGATCTGCTGCCCGCCTTCATGCGGGAGAGGGACCAAGGGGATGAGCCGATCTACATGAAGCTCGACACGCATTGGTCCAACAGAGCCATCCGAATCGCCGCCCATCTTATAGCTGAAAGGATCAAACGTTATCCCTGGTTTAAGGAGGTGTGCAGATCTCCGATAAGATACAGAACCAGAGAGGTGGAGGTGGTCAGATTAGGAGATATAAGGGGGATGCTTCCCGAGGAGGAGAGGATCAAATATCCGCCGATGAGGCTCAAGGCACAGCAGGTCTTAAATCCTGATGGGAGCCCGTACAGGGATGATAAATCCTCTCCGATAGTGATCCTGGGGGATAGCTTCTGCGGCGTATTTCACTTCGAAGACTGCAAACATGCTGGGATCTCGGCCCATATCGCCAAGGAGATCGGCATGCCCGTCGATCTGATTATGGCATACGGCAGCGGCCCCAGGATACGTAAGCTCTTCGCCCGAAGGGGCAAGGATGCCATCCGAAGTAAGAGATTGGTAATCTGGATGACGGCGGCGAGAGATCTGTATAACTATTGGGCGCCGTGGGAGATCGTGCCGGTGCCATGAGGAGGTAAAGTCGGGAGATGGTATTCGCATCGCACATATTCATCTTCTACTTCCTCCCCACGGCGTTGCTCCTATATTATCTCGTCCCCAGGAAATCGAAACACCTGATTTTGACGATCGTCAGCTACATCTTCTACGGGTGGGCTAACCCCTGGTATATCCTGCTCATCCTAGCATCAACGGCGGTGGACTACCTATGCGGGTTGATGATAGCCGGCAGGATCACCCTCTTTCCCTCCTCATCCCACACTCAACGCAGGTTGGCCGTCTTCATCTCGGTGGTGACCAACCTTTCGCTTCTCGGCTTTTTCAAGTACTTCGCCTTTGCCCAATCCAATCTGAACGCGATCCTTCAGGCCTTCGGAAGGGAGGCATTTGAGGTGCTCAGGATCACCCTGCCCGTCGGGATCTCCTTCTACACGTTTCAGTCGATGAGCTACACGATAGATCTCTATCGAGGTCATGCGCGACCGGCGAACTCTTTCGTGGATTTCGCCTGTTACGTCTCGATGTTTCCCCAGCTTGTCGCCGGCCCGATCGTCCGATATAGCGATATAGCCGATCAGCTCATCCACAGAACCTGCACGCTTGAGAAGTTCTCGCGCGGGATGATCTTCTTCATCCTGGGCTTCGCCAAAAAGGTGCTTCTGGCCAATCCGATGGGGGAAGTGGCGGATGCCTCGTTCAACGCCGGATCGCTGACATGGTATGATGCTTGGATAGGGGTTATAGCATACGCCTTTCAGATCTACTTCGACTTCAGCGGATACTCGGATATGGCGATAGGACTGGGATTGATGCTTGGATTCCAGTTCTCCAAGAACTTCGACTCTCCGTATCACGCCGAGAGCATCACGAGCTTCTGGCGTCGCTGGCACATATCGTTATCCTCATGGCTTCGGGACTACCTCTATATCCCTTTAGGGGGCAACCGTAAGGGCCGAAAGCGGACATACTTCAACCTCATGACCGTCATGCTGCTGGGAGGGTTATGGCACGGGGCTCAGTGGAAATTCGTCATATGGGGCGGAATCCACGGATGTATGCTGGCCTTCGAGAGGATGCTCGGCAAGGAAAGCCCTTACCGGTTTCTCCCAAGAGCCTTTCGGGTGATGATCACCTTCACGATAATTCTGATCACGTGGGTGTTCTTCAGGGCCGATAGCTTAAGGGAGGCCCTCAGGTATCTGGGCTATATGTTCGGGCTGAAGGGAGCATGGCATACCTCCCTTCTGCTCGGATCGATCATCTATACGCCCTATCACCTGATCATCATGTTCACCTGCGCGGCCGTCACCTGGTTCGGGAAACAGTCATGGGATTTCGCCCAAAGTGGAATCACTCCGCTGAAGCTGACGATGTTGATACCGCTTTTCATCCTAACCTTGGCGACGCTTTTCACTCAGGGTTTCAATCCGTTTCTCTACTTCCAGTTCTAATCAGGGGGTTTCAAGGGATGAGGGGAAATCTTAAAACCGAACGGGATAAGAGGGGTTTAATGCTTCTATCGTTGATCCTGTTCCTACTCCCCCTGTTTTCCGTCCCCATCATCCAATTGATATATGAGAAAGCCAAAGGCAGGCCGGTTCAGGAGTTGGATCTCTTCAAACGTCTTCCCACAGCCTCATATCTGAGGGAGTATCAGGACAGGCTTAAGGATCAATCTGTGGTGGCGAGGTTCACCAGGAGAAGATACCAGTGGCTGTTGACCGATCTGCTCAGACGTGGAAACAGCAAGGTCATCGTCGGCCGGGACGGATGGCTCTTTTACCGTCCGGCCGTGGATTACATAGTCCGTCCCGAGCTGCGTCCCGAAGTTTTAACGGCCATCCTTACCTTCCATAGATCCCTGAAGGCTCATGGAATCGATCTGATCCTGGTTCCCGTTCCCGTCAAAGCGACCATCTATCCGGAGCACCTCTCCAAGAGATACGATCCAAATTGGGGGCCAGCCATGAACCGACATGTCGGGGAACTCTTCGATCGGCTTCGTGCCTCGGGGGTGAAGGTGTTCGACCTAACCCACCTTCTATGGGAGAGGAGATGGAAAGGGGATAGTCTCCTCTATCTCCCACAGGATACCCATTGGTCGCCCTCCGGTATGAGTATAGTCGCCAAAGCCCTTGCAGAGGAGATCAAGAGGGAGGGATGGCTTGATGGAGTAGAGAGGACGCGGTTTTACACGGAATCCGTCAGCCTGAAACGACACGGCGATCTCTATGATATGCTCCAACTGCCCTATGAAAGCAGAAGGTTGAGGCCGACCGAAATTCGTATCGAGAGGGTTCTTCACGGCGCGGGCGATCCTGTCCTCCCAGATCCCTCCTCGCCGATAATCCTCCTCGGCGATAGCTTCACGAACGTCTACTCTCAGGCGAAGATGGGATGGGGAGATCACGCCGGCTTTTCAGAACATCTGTCGTTTGAGATGGGCATACGGCTCGATGTGATCGCCATAAACGGCGGAGGATCAACGGCATGTAGGGAAGCGTTGATCAGGAGACAAAGCGCTTTGTCCGGCAAAAGACTTGTCATATGGCAGTTCACAACCAGAGACCTCGCCGATCCGGAGAGCGAATGGAAGGTGTTGGAGGTTCCTCCGCCTTCCATCCCCATCGCAAGGGCTGACGGAGATGAACTGACGGTGGTCGGTGAGACAACCCTCGTCTCCTTCGTCCCAGATCCCATGCAGGTTCCATATACCGAGTGTCTCACGTATGTCAAATATAAAGTTCTATCGGTCGAGGACGGGGTTTATGATGGCAAAGAGCTCCTGGCGGTGTTTTGGGGGATGAGGGATTCCAAGCTCATGCCGGCGGCAAGGTTCAAGGTGGGCGAAAGGCATCGGCTTATCCTCGAGCCGTTAAGCGAGCATCCGGAGTTAAACCACATCATGCGGGCGGACGATACGGACGCTTACGATCTCACCCCGTTCTGGGCAGTGAAGTTCACCCGCCTCAAATAGGAGACGTAAGAAAGCCGGCCGCTGAGCAGCCATGAACATAAACGTTCTATGTTCGCCGCCGAGGTTTGCGGCTGTCAGGCGAAGTGCGGGACGACATCGGGTAATCTACTCGGCAGGCTCCTGTCGAGTGACGATCGGCACGTATCCCACCTCCAGCCCCGGCGGAGGAGTCACGATGAGCGCAGGGTCAATGCTTGCCAATCTGCCGACCTCCGGTGGCGGCAGGTAGTCTCGCTCCTTTCGCCAGAGCCGATGGATCATCTCGACGCGCGCTTGTAGCTCCTCCCGTTCCTCGTCGGTCAGGTCGGCGTTCAACAGAGCCGGTTGATCGGCGAAGCGATACCAGTAATAGGTCACGAGGCTTCCATCGCCCAGGCGGACCTGAAACGGTCCTGCGACCGGCCCGGGTTTCTTCCAACAGCTGTCCGGCTCCTCAGGCGTCACATAAGCCTCCGGCGGAGGCTCTGCGGGTGGTCGGAATTCGTATTTCGTTAACCCTGTCTCCGGTGGAACTTGATCGGGAAGGACAGGCACCCATCTCGCCTTGTCACCCTCCTTCACCAGATGGTAGTACTCCGGAAGCCTGACGAGCCGACAGCTTCCGTAGCTTCTCGTCGTCACGAGCTGCCGATTCCACCTGAAGCCGAACGTGACAGGATCGGATGCCACAGGGGTCGCAAAGGAGCTCCAATCGACAGGCGCTCG is part of the Candidatus Poribacteria bacterium genome and encodes:
- a CDS encoding MBOAT family protein, giving the protein MVFASHIFIFYFLPTALLLYYLVPRKSKHLILTIVSYIFYGWANPWYILLILASTAVDYLCGLMIAGRITLFPSSSHTQRRLAVFISVVTNLSLLGFFKYFAFAQSNLNAILQAFGREAFEVLRITLPVGISFYTFQSMSYTIDLYRGHARPANSFVDFACYVSMFPQLVAGPIVRYSDIADQLIHRTCTLEKFSRGMIFFILGFAKKVLLANPMGEVADASFNAGSLTWYDAWIGVIAYAFQIYFDFSGYSDMAIGLGLMLGFQFSKNFDSPYHAESITSFWRRWHISLSSWLRDYLYIPLGGNRKGRKRTYFNLMTVMLLGGLWHGAQWKFVIWGGIHGCMLAFERMLGKESPYRFLPRAFRVMITFTIILITWVFFRADSLREALRYLGYMFGLKGAWHTSLLLGSIIYTPYHLIIMFTCAAVTWFGKQSWDFAQSGITPLKLTMLIPLFILTLATLFTQGFNPFLYFQF
- a CDS encoding PD40 domain-containing protein → MRRIKGLEVTTSIFLILISALMGFAKPNLPDVNGFIVWTSNRDGDWEIFRMNLDGTDRKQLTRNNSPDTTAKISPDGRMIAWTRERRGRREVWVMNADGSNQHKVVSNASMGVWLSRSEIVIFRGRNEVETYVHDLKSGSERRTWPPKGARLRPREVRGATPSPNGRYFVGWSPNPRGTWIFSSDGRFQKHIHGGCEGHFAPDGSFVYWVMSPGTFGKASLKGEISGELYKVDQNKMWYGHTYFPQLSSDMRYLVYGACPNNQHDHNTSDYEIFLMRMKGLKPAWSWPLRLTYHPKTDRWPDIFIQGGKRRSRERVRSGLIALYAFTEGKGTVVHDISGVNPPLNLRIKDPKAIRWIKGDNGVEFVKSSMIISEGGAEKLLRKLRSTGKLSIEVWVQPANLRQTGPSRIVSMSKDPLNRNFTLGQIKSDIAYRLRTTKTNPNGIPELDTTSRVLDGGVVHLVATYDGRVKHLYVNGVRHPESQRMSGDFRKWNSFPLIIGNEATGDRTWLGKVFLVAIYDRPLRPDEVMRNYRAGWRIER
- a CDS encoding formylglycine-generating enzyme family protein; this translates as MRERIEELRRQMQQGAGLGAAETIAVILLLLLIALFGASCGRSGGSGRTAKTPKIIRTKSGVEMVLIPGGWFEMGSDRGRSNESPVHRVWVDSFLMDRYEVTQEQYAKLMLGNPSHFKGPDRPVEQISWAMAALYCNARSRAEGLEPCYDEETGECNFQANGYRLPTEAEWEYACRARTDTNYFFGNDARRLREYAWYAENSLGRTHPVGRKKPNPWGLYDMYGNVAEWCNDIYGENYYRSSPERNPRGPADGERYVLRGGSWSSSADACRSSYRVGEEPGFQDACFARDTIGFRCVRKAP